Proteins from a single region of Argiope bruennichi chromosome 6, qqArgBrue1.1, whole genome shotgun sequence:
- the LOC129972252 gene encoding 28S ribosomal protein S15, mitochondrial-like has product MNTLRLFRNNLFVIIKRHDLNSNKTSSLPHNCIHFGAISSLHTSNVCHNSSRIGEIDSYDAKPPQRKYRKPVDWLPFPWHRRPRYNIYEQSGDTIKENSIDLSLPKPDFELSDELKNADEKVKQYFSLQTASHGEIKEVCRRQLLQRIQRHPNDFDSLEVKIALKTIQIRSLFQHKEKLGKWEIRNSKVVLPILIQKRNKLLKQLREMDNDRYLWLLEELKLYYKPNPLSVKLEMYCKKWDLRKLTKEYCQKMIADKKAAYHEELKKQQVEFLEEKKQILAWIEEEEKALNVKQ; this is encoded by the exons ATGAATACCTTACGTTTATTTCGAAATAATCTGTTTGTTATTATAAAGAGGCATGATTTGAATTCCAATAAAACCTCATCTCTACCTCATAATTGCATTCATTTCGGTGCTATATCATCACTTCACACTTCCAATGTTTGTCATAATTCATCTCGAATTGGTGAAATAGACTCTTACGATGCTAAGCCACCacagagaaaatatagaaaaCCAGTTGATTGGTTACCTTTTCCCTGGCATAGGCGACctagatataatatatatgagCAAAGTG gtgaTACAATAAAGGAAAATTCTATTGATCTGTCACTACCAAAACCTGATTTTGAACTCtctgatgaattaaaaaa tgcTGATGAGAAAGTTAAGCAGTATTTCTCTCTTCAAACAGCATCACAT gGTGAAATAAAAGAAGTTTGCAGAAGACAATTATTACAACGTATTCAACGTCATCCTAATGATTTTGACTCACTTGAAgtgaaaa TTGCATTGAAGACTATTCAAATTAGAAGTCTTTTTCAACACAAAGAAAAACTTGGAAAATGG gaaattcgAAATAGTAAGGTTGTATTGCCAATATTAATTCAGAAACGAAATAAACTTCTGAAACAATTGCGAGAAATGGACAATGACAGATATTTATGGCTGCTGGAAGAATTGAAATTGTACTACAAACCAAATCCTTTAAGTGTGAAACTTGAAATGTACTGTAAAAAATGGGATCTTCGAAAGTTGACTAAAGAATACTGTCAAAAGATGATTGCTGATAAAAAGGCTGCATACCATGAGGAACTAAAAAAACAGCAAGTTGAATTCTTGGAGGAAAAGAAGCAGATATTAGCTTGGATTGAAGAAGAAGAGAAAGcattaaatgttaaacaataa